Proteins found in one Ovis canadensis isolate MfBH-ARS-UI-01 breed Bighorn chromosome 20, ARS-UI_OviCan_v2, whole genome shotgun sequence genomic segment:
- the IL17F gene encoding interleukin-17F isoform X1 has translation MLQLPAAALSRGLASLSGVKFLLLLTLWLTLLGEAAAHKPPRTSDPGLCPPLEDHIVRVDIRIRRQNQGVSFSRNLQNRSISPWDYNITRDPNRFPSEIAEAQCRHIGCINAEGQEDRTLNSVPIQQEFLVLRRKRKGCPGLFVLEKVLVTVGCTCVTPMVRYLHDPMADGVADQLN, from the exons GTCAAGTTCCTGCTGCTGTTGACATTGTGGCTCACCCTCCTGGGGGAGGCGGCAGCTCATAAACCCCCCAGAACTAGTGATCCTGGCCTCTGCCCGCCTCTGGAGGACCACATTGTGAGGGTTGACATCCGTATCCGCAGGCAGAACCAGGGCGTTTCCTTCTCACGCAACCTGCAGAACCGCTCCATCTCCCCCTGGGATTACAA CATCACCCGGGACCCCAACCGGTTCCCCTCTGAGATCGCGGAGGCCCAGTGCAGACATATCGGCTGCATCAACGCTGAGGGACAGGAAGACAGGACCCTGAACTCCGTCCCAATCCAGCAGGAGTTTCTGGTCCTCCGGAGGAAGCGAAAGGGCTGTCCTGGTTTGTTCGTACTGGAGAAGGTGCTAGTGACCGTGGGCTGCACCTGCGTCACCCCCATGGTCCGCTACCTGCATGACCCGATGGCAGATGGGGTGGCAGATCAGCTCAACTGA
- the IL17F gene encoding interleukin-17F isoform X2, with product MTVLCDTAMVKFLLLLTLWLTLLGEAAAHKPPRTSDPGLCPPLEDHIVRVDIRIRRQNQGVSFSRNLQNRSISPWDYNITRDPNRFPSEIAEAQCRHIGCINAEGQEDRTLNSVPIQQEFLVLRRKRKGCPGLFVLEKVLVTVGCTCVTPMVRYLHDPMADGVADQLN from the exons ATGACTGTCCTGTGTGACACGGCCATG GTCAAGTTCCTGCTGCTGTTGACATTGTGGCTCACCCTCCTGGGGGAGGCGGCAGCTCATAAACCCCCCAGAACTAGTGATCCTGGCCTCTGCCCGCCTCTGGAGGACCACATTGTGAGGGTTGACATCCGTATCCGCAGGCAGAACCAGGGCGTTTCCTTCTCACGCAACCTGCAGAACCGCTCCATCTCCCCCTGGGATTACAA CATCACCCGGGACCCCAACCGGTTCCCCTCTGAGATCGCGGAGGCCCAGTGCAGACATATCGGCTGCATCAACGCTGAGGGACAGGAAGACAGGACCCTGAACTCCGTCCCAATCCAGCAGGAGTTTCTGGTCCTCCGGAGGAAGCGAAAGGGCTGTCCTGGTTTGTTCGTACTGGAGAAGGTGCTAGTGACCGTGGGCTGCACCTGCGTCACCCCCATGGTCCGCTACCTGCATGACCCGATGGCAGATGGGGTGGCAGATCAGCTCAACTGA